One part of the Anaerolineales bacterium genome encodes these proteins:
- a CDS encoding winged helix-turn-helix transcriptional regulator — translation MLPAHDTLSLTFAALADPTRRAMLARLAQGPATVKELAEPFALSMPTISKHLKVLERAGLIQRGREAQWRPAQLQAAPLREVSTWLEDYRQHWEANFDRLQDYLRKIQKGDKQ, via the coding sequence ATGCTTCCCGCACATGACACCCTCAGCCTTACTTTTGCCGCCCTGGCCGACCCCACTCGCCGGGCCATGCTGGCGCGCCTGGCGCAAGGCCCCGCCACTGTAAAAGAACTGGCCGAGCCCTTTGCGCTCAGCATGCCCACCATCTCTAAGCACCTTAAGGTACTGGAGCGGGCGGGCCTGATCCAGCGCGGGCGTGAGGCGCAGTGGCGGCCGGCGCAGCTGCAGGCCGCGCCGCTGCGCGAGGTATCCACCTGGCTGGAAGACTATCGCCAGCACTGGGAAGCAAACTTTGACCGGCTTCAAGACTATCTACGCAAGATACAAAAAGGAGACAAACAATGA
- a CDS encoding SRPBCC domain-containing protein — protein sequence MSNTADREIIATRVFDAPRDTVFAAFTEKEHAEQWWLPPGSTTQEWDAKPGGVWRYSTATPDGESYGFKVTFVEIDKPSRLVYDYGNEGEYAGDPVRTNVTFEDEGGKTKVTLHLVFASAEAYQEAASYGAVAGAKQALEGLAKYLGE from the coding sequence ATGAGCAACACCGCAGACCGCGAGATCATCGCAACCCGAGTATTCGACGCCCCGCGTGACACCGTTTTCGCCGCCTTCACCGAGAAGGAGCACGCCGAGCAATGGTGGCTGCCGCCCGGCTCCACCACCCAAGAATGGGACGCCAAGCCCGGCGGCGTGTGGCGCTACAGCACCGCCACGCCTGACGGCGAGAGTTACGGCTTCAAGGTCACCTTCGTAGAGATTGACAAACCCAGCCGCCTGGTCTACGACTACGGTAACGAGGGTGAGTATGCCGGCGACCCGGTGCGCACCAATGTCACCTTCGAGGATGAGGGCGGTAAGACTAAAGTAACCCTGCACCTGGTCTTCGCCAGCGCTGAAGCCTACCAGGAAGCCGCCAGCTACGGCGCGGTGGCCGGCGCCAAGCAGGCGCTGGAAGGTTTGGCCAAGTACCTGGGCGAATAA
- a CDS encoding DUF1801 domain-containing protein: MPAKKTTKSTSGFTAEEKAAMKERARELKAQEKYGNDKAKSEKDMLAAIAKLAPKDRAMATRLHEIVMRAAPDLLPKTWYGMPGYATKEGKNIFFFQPADKFGTRYATLGFSDLAKLDDGNMWANAFALLKITPAEEAKIIKLIKKALS, translated from the coding sequence ATGCCCGCAAAGAAGACCACCAAGAGCACCAGCGGCTTTACCGCCGAAGAGAAAGCCGCAATGAAAGAGCGCGCCCGTGAGCTGAAGGCGCAAGAAAAGTACGGGAACGACAAAGCCAAGAGCGAAAAAGACATGCTGGCGGCCATCGCCAAACTTGCGCCGAAAGACCGCGCTATGGCCACCCGTTTGCACGAGATCGTGATGAGGGCGGCGCCAGACCTGCTGCCCAAGACATGGTACGGCATGCCCGGTTACGCTACCAAAGAAGGCAAGAACATTTTCTTCTTCCAGCCTGCTGATAAGTTCGGCACGCGCTACGCTACCTTAGGCTTCAGCGATCTGGCCAAGCTGGATGACGGGAACATGTGGGCCAACGCCTTCGCCCTTTTGAAGATCACGCCCGCCGAAGAAGCCAAGATCATCAAGCTGATCAAGAAGGCGCTGAGCTAA
- a CDS encoding DUF1801 domain-containing protein — protein MPAKKSASRKQPAAKTAAGKKPTTARKPKAPAANPKTTAKEINAIIKGTEGWKGKKLTELRAVISKADPALVEEVKWKMPSKPEGVIVWTHNGIVCHADVLKSAVRINFHKGKQLKDPKKLFNARLDSSAVRAIDFGEEDSIDKAALTALVTGAVRLNPAKTSK, from the coding sequence ATGCCCGCAAAGAAGAGCGCCTCCAGAAAGCAGCCTGCGGCCAAAACCGCGGCTGGCAAGAAGCCAACCACGGCCCGCAAACCCAAGGCGCCGGCGGCCAACCCGAAGACGACCGCCAAAGAGATCAACGCCATCATCAAAGGCACCGAGGGATGGAAGGGCAAGAAGCTGACCGAGCTGCGCGCCGTCATCAGTAAGGCCGACCCGGCCCTGGTGGAAGAGGTCAAGTGGAAAATGCCCTCCAAGCCCGAAGGCGTGATCGTGTGGACACACAATGGCATTGTGTGCCACGCCGATGTGCTCAAGAGCGCGGTGCGTATCAACTTCCACAAGGGCAAGCAGCTCAAGGATCCCAAGAAGTTGTTCAACGCCCGCCTGGATAGCAGCGCTGTCCGCGCCATTGACTTTGGGGAAGAAGACAGCATCGACAAGGCCGCCCTCACCGCGCTGGTGACTGGCGCGGTGCGCCTGAACCCAGCCAAGACCAGCAAGTAG
- a CDS encoding excinuclease ABC subunit UvrA, whose translation MPEASQDFIQIRGARENNLKDIDVRIPKDQITIFTGVSGSGKSSIVFDTLATEAQRQLYETFSMFVRNFLPRYSQPDADSIENLSMAIVVDQKRLGGGSHSTMGTITDIYTALRLLFSRVGKPFVGYSNAFSFNDPAGMCPECNGFGRKLQPAINKILDMSKSLNEGPIRVPGFGSWVGLYQTSGYFDNDKKLSKYTKDEMELLLHGSGRKVSMGAFKATYEGIILKFTNSYIKRDFKALSERTQKQVAPYLEEGPCPECKGARLNKAVLGCKIEGYNIAEMAAMEVGELITVLKGIKDPVAKPIVQSLVERLQHVVDIGLQYLTLSRETDTLSGGESQRIKMVKHLSSSLVDVMFVFDEPSIGLHPRDVHRLNEMLQKLRDKGNTVLVVEHDPDVIQIADHIIDVGPKAGSQGGEIVYEGSYTGLLKADTLTGQHLKQKLPIKKVFREAKKQFKLSNVSVNNLKKVSVNVPAGVFTAVTGVAGSGKSSLINQAFVEAYPEAIVIDQSAVGANSRSNPATYTGIMDDIRKAFATANKVNAGLFSFNSKGACENCQGLGVVYTDLSFFDVVKSPCEICNGKRFKDEVLAYKLDGKSIADVLEMTVQQALAHFTQPEITRRLQAMSDVGLTYLKLGQPLNTLSGGECQRIKLASELHKEGSLYVMDEPTTGLHMSDTAHLLEIINRLVDGGNTVIVIEHNMDVVRNADWIIDMGPEGGSRGGQVLFEGTPAELKKAKGTITSKYI comes from the coding sequence ATGCCTGAAGCCAGCCAAGACTTTATCCAGATCCGCGGTGCGCGCGAGAACAATCTCAAGGATATTGACGTACGCATCCCCAAGGACCAGATCACCATCTTTACCGGTGTGTCCGGCTCGGGCAAATCCTCGATCGTGTTCGATACCCTGGCCACCGAGGCGCAGCGCCAGCTCTACGAGACCTTCAGCATGTTCGTGCGCAACTTCCTGCCGCGCTATTCCCAGCCGGATGCCGATTCGATCGAGAACCTGAGCATGGCCATCGTGGTGGACCAAAAGCGCCTGGGCGGCGGCTCGCATTCCACCATGGGCACGATCACCGATATTTACACCGCCCTGCGCCTGCTGTTCTCGCGGGTGGGCAAGCCGTTCGTGGGCTATTCGAATGCGTTCTCGTTCAATGACCCGGCGGGCATGTGCCCGGAGTGCAACGGCTTCGGCCGCAAGTTGCAGCCGGCAATCAACAAGATCCTGGATATGAGCAAATCGCTCAACGAGGGCCCGATCCGCGTGCCCGGTTTCGGTAGCTGGGTCGGCCTGTACCAGACCAGCGGCTACTTCGACAATGACAAGAAGCTCTCCAAATACACCAAGGACGAGATGGAGCTGCTGTTGCACGGCTCGGGGCGCAAGGTGAGCATGGGCGCCTTCAAAGCCACGTATGAGGGCATCATCCTCAAGTTCACCAACTCCTACATCAAGCGTGACTTCAAGGCGCTCTCCGAGCGCACCCAGAAGCAAGTCGCGCCATACCTGGAAGAAGGCCCCTGCCCTGAGTGCAAAGGCGCCCGCCTCAACAAAGCCGTGCTGGGCTGCAAGATCGAGGGCTACAACATTGCCGAGATGGCGGCCATGGAAGTGGGCGAGCTGATCACGGTGCTCAAGGGTATCAAAGACCCGGTGGCCAAGCCGATCGTGCAGAGCCTGGTGGAGCGCCTGCAGCACGTGGTGGACATTGGCCTACAGTATCTGACCCTCAGCCGCGAGACCGACACCCTCTCCGGCGGCGAATCGCAGCGCATCAAGATGGTGAAGCACCTGAGCAGCAGCCTGGTGGATGTGATGTTCGTGTTCGATGAGCCGAGCATCGGCCTGCACCCGCGGGACGTGCACCGCCTGAACGAGATGCTGCAAAAGCTGCGCGACAAGGGCAACACCGTGCTGGTAGTGGAACACGACCCCGACGTGATCCAGATCGCCGACCACATCATTGACGTGGGGCCGAAGGCCGGCAGTCAGGGCGGCGAGATCGTGTACGAAGGCAGCTATACCGGCCTGCTGAAGGCGGATACGCTCACCGGCCAGCATCTCAAGCAGAAGCTGCCGATCAAAAAAGTATTCCGAGAGGCCAAGAAGCAATTCAAGCTGAGCAATGTGAGCGTCAACAATCTCAAGAAGGTCAGCGTGAATGTCCCGGCTGGGGTGTTCACCGCTGTGACCGGCGTGGCCGGCTCTGGCAAGAGTTCGCTGATCAACCAGGCCTTCGTTGAGGCTTATCCCGAAGCGATCGTGATCGACCAGTCGGCGGTGGGCGCCAACTCGCGCTCCAACCCGGCCACCTATACCGGCATCATGGACGATATCCGCAAGGCCTTCGCCACCGCCAACAAGGTGAACGCCGGCCTATTCAGCTTCAACTCCAAAGGCGCCTGCGAGAATTGCCAGGGCCTCGGCGTGGTGTACACCGACCTGTCATTCTTCGACGTGGTCAAGTCGCCCTGCGAGATCTGCAACGGCAAGCGCTTTAAGGACGAGGTGCTGGCTTACAAGCTGGACGGCAAATCCATCGCCGATGTGCTGGAGATGACCGTCCAGCAGGCATTGGCGCACTTCACCCAGCCTGAGATCACGCGCCGCCTGCAGGCGATGAGCGATGTGGGCCTGACTTACCTCAAGCTGGGCCAGCCGCTCAACACACTCTCGGGTGGCGAGTGCCAGCGCATCAAGCTGGCCAGCGAGCTGCACAAAGAAGGCAGTCTGTACGTAATGGACGAGCCGACCACCGGCCTGCACATGTCGGATACGGCCCACCTGCTGGAGATCATCAACCGCCTAGTGGACGGCGGCAACACGGTGATCGTGATCGAGCACAATATGGACGTGGTGCGCAACGCTGACTGGATCATTGACATGGGGCCAGAGGGCGGCAGCCGCGGCGGCCAGGTGCTCTTCGAGGGCACGCCTGCGGAGTTGAAGAAGGCCAAGGGGACGATCACGAGTAAGTATATTTAG